DNA sequence from the Prochlorothrix hollandica PCC 9006 = CALU 1027 genome:
GGGACAGCGGCAACTGGTGCAACTGGTGCCCTTCCGCGATGACTATGGGCTGGACTTGCTCATTGTCTTGGTGTTGCCGGAAGCTGACGTTATGGGGGATATCCAGGCCAGCACCCGCACCACCTTTCTGCTCTGTGTAGCCGCCCTCGGTTTGGCCACCTGGGTTGGAGTGATTACCTCCCGCCGCCTCTCCCATCCCCTGTTGACCCTCAGTCAGGCCAGTCAAACCATGGCCGCTGGGCAGTGGCAACCCCAGGTCATCCGCAGCAACATTCGCGAGGTGCAGGTGTTGTCCCAATCCTTTAACCTCATGGCCCAGGACTTGCAGCAGTCATTCCAAGCCCTGGAACAGGCCAATGCCGACTTAGAACGGCGGGTGGAGGAGCGCACTGCGGCCCTAGCCCAACGGGCAGAACAGGATCATTTATTGCGGCAAATTTCCCAGCGACTGATCAATGAAGATATCGCCCTCGCCATTCACTATGCCCTGCGCCAGGTGGGGGTTTATACGGACAGCGATCGCTGTTACCTAGTGCATTTCAATGGAGCCAGCGACCAATTTCTAATCACCTACCAATGGCAAGGGGGCACGCAACTCTGGGAACAATCCTGTTTCCAGGGGGCAACGATGGAGTCCTTGCCCTGGCTGTATTACAACTATCGGCTGGCGCAGCCCATTCAGTGGGATAGCACCACTCCTATGCCCCCAGAGGGCCAAGGCGATCAACAGATGATTGCCGCATCGGGGGTGGCAGCGTTACTCCTGGTGCCTATGCAGACCATGGGAGAGATGGTGGGGTGGATTGGCTTAGATACCTCCCAAGCCCATCGGCAATGGTCCCCGGATAGCTGCCAGTTACTGCAATTGGTGGGGGAAATGATTGCCATGACCCAAGTGCGCTATGAGGTGGAAAAAGCCCTGCGCCTGGAACGGGCTAAGTCTGACCAATTATTGCTCAATATTTTGCCCGTTTCTATCGCTGACCAACTGAAGCAGGACATTCGCCCCATTGCCGAACATTTTGAGGAAGTCAGTATTCTGTTTGCGGATATTGTCAACTTTACGCCCCTATCGAGCCGTCTGTCGGCGGTGGAGCTGGTCAATATTCTCAACCAGGTTTTTTCCACCTTTGATGAACTGGCGGGGTGGTTGGGTCTGGAGAAAATTAAAACCATTGGCGATGCGTATATGGTGGCGGCGGGGTTACCGGTGCCTCGGGCTGATCATCTGGATACGATCGCCGACATGGCTTTAGCTATGGTCAATGCCATGAGCCTCTTTAGTCGCAACCATGCTGAGCATCTCCAAATTCGCATTGGGATCCACTTCGGCCCGGTGGTGGCGGGGGTGATTGGGGTTAAAAAGTTTACCTATGATCTCTGGGGTGACACGGTGAATGTGGCTTCCCGCATGGAGGCGCTGGGTAAGCCCGGTCTTATTCAAGTCACGGAGCCAGTGTATGAACAGTTGCGCGATCGCTA
Encoded proteins:
- a CDS encoding adenylate/guanylate cyclase domain-containing protein produces the protein MTQHRLWALISKAKQRLPLRVVLLVPFLLQIAGVTGLVGYWSFRNGERAVNDLAQQVQGELTARIEQELSTYFATPPTINQISAAAFLQGELPLAQGNQAATLLRQLKLSPYLYSIYCGNEQGEFLGTMRLLDQEDSVGIWNANAATGYHQFHFYADHLGNRGQRFRDAGAYDPRQRPWYKTAKRQERPVWGDVYVAFSSQQPALTASQPVYDRSGQQVVGVCATDVLLTDDLRQFLSSLTIGKTGQAFVIDRHGVLLSSSTNDPLTLGEGKDKTLMQASLSQNPLVKGSMEQILAEFVDLAAIQDPTQLVFKVEGQRQLVQLVPFRDDYGLDLLIVLVLPEADVMGDIQASTRTTFLLCVAALGLATWVGVITSRRLSHPLLTLSQASQTMAAGQWQPQVIRSNIREVQVLSQSFNLMAQDLQQSFQALEQANADLERRVEERTAALAQRAEQDHLLRQISQRLINEDIALAIHYALRQVGVYTDSDRCYLVHFNGASDQFLITYQWQGGTQLWEQSCFQGATMESLPWLYYNYRLAQPIQWDSTTPMPPEGQGDQQMIAASGVAALLLVPMQTMGEMVGWIGLDTSQAHRQWSPDSCQLLQLVGEMIAMTQVRYEVEKALRLERAKSDQLLLNILPVSIADQLKQDIRPIAEHFEEVSILFADIVNFTPLSSRLSAVELVNILNQVFSTFDELAGWLGLEKIKTIGDAYMVAAGLPVPRADHLDTIADMALAMVNAMSLFSRNHAEHLQIRIGIHFGPVVAGVIGVKKFTYDLWGDTVNVASRMEALGKPGLIQVTEPVYEQLRDRYHFEERGLIQVKGKGIMRTYWLLRKRHDWDPVPELDTPTSLVPPDHPVQSLR